A genomic stretch from Desertifilum tharense IPPAS B-1220 includes:
- a CDS encoding ABC transporter ATP-binding protein, whose translation MTTDIQQPPAEFADRVHHLEESLHGEGVSLRSVTKHYGSVVAVENITLDIPAGSYCCLLGPSGCGKTTTLRMIAGHEAITSGDLYIGDQRVNPLPPAKRNTAMVFQSYALFPHKTVWDNVDFGLKMRKVALRDRIERVDEVLEVLGLSHLAKRKPSMLSGGQQQRVALARALVTRPNVLLLDEPLSALDENLRVKTRGELRKLQRQFKMTFIQVTHAQDEAFSLSDQIVVMDRGRIDQVGTPQSIFNAPVSQFVARFTGDNNIFSGTVTRTEPNTHGQIIELEVPGLGTLRCRGEYAQPGTSAACCIRSDRMQLQLEATPPANPSYNSLTARISLVEFTGYVTRVSLIIEATGEEILYKTQTTDWLTHPFQEGQQMTLCWSINDCIFLSH comes from the coding sequence ATGACCACTGATATCCAACAGCCTCCCGCCGAGTTCGCCGATCGAGTTCATCACCTCGAAGAATCTCTGCACGGAGAAGGGGTGTCCTTAAGGTCAGTCACCAAGCATTACGGTTCCGTCGTTGCTGTCGAAAATATTACCTTAGATATCCCCGCCGGTTCCTACTGCTGTCTGCTCGGCCCTAGCGGTTGCGGTAAAACCACCACCCTGCGGATGATTGCGGGTCACGAAGCGATTACAAGTGGCGATTTATACATTGGCGACCAACGCGTCAACCCCCTCCCCCCCGCCAAACGCAACACCGCAATGGTGTTTCAAAGTTACGCCCTCTTTCCCCATAAAACCGTTTGGGATAACGTAGACTTTGGGTTAAAAATGCGAAAAGTAGCTTTGCGCGATCGCATCGAGCGCGTTGACGAAGTGCTAGAAGTCCTCGGACTTTCCCACCTCGCCAAACGCAAACCCAGTATGCTCAGTGGCGGACAACAGCAGCGCGTCGCCCTCGCCAGAGCCTTAGTCACCCGCCCCAACGTCCTCCTGTTAGACGAACCCCTCAGCGCCCTAGACGAAAACCTGCGCGTCAAAACTCGCGGCGAACTCCGCAAGCTCCAGCGCCAGTTTAAAATGACCTTCATTCAAGTCACCCACGCCCAAGACGAAGCCTTCTCCCTTTCCGATCAAATTGTCGTCATGGATCGCGGGCGCATCGACCAAGTAGGAACCCCCCAAAGCATCTTTAACGCCCCCGTTTCTCAGTTCGTCGCCCGGTTCACCGGAGATAACAACATCTTTTCAGGAACCGTCACCCGCACCGAACCCAATACCCACGGACAAATTATCGAGTTAGAAGTCCCTGGTTTAGGAACCCTCCGCTGTCGCGGCGAATACGCCCAACCGGGAACCAGCGCCGCCTGCTGCATTCGTTCGGATCGAATGCAACTGCAACTCGAAGCCACGCCCCCTGCTAACCCCAGTTACAATTCCCTCACTGCTCGAATTAGCCTCGTAGAATTCACGGGTTACGTGACTCGCGTTTCGCTGATTATCGAAGCAACAGGGGAAGAAATTCTCTACAAAACCCAAACCACCGACTGGTTAACCCACCCCTTCCAAGAAGGTCAACAGATGACCCTCTGTTGGTCGATTAACGATTGTATTTTCCTCTCTCACTAA
- a CDS encoding triacylglycerol lipase — translation MTLPTVILPGYFAGAVAYRQMAQYLESQGFPTVVVPLRRRDWFPTVGGRSMVPILRYLDRTVKQLMAEHDAPKVNLIGHSAGGWIARIYLGEKPYCIHGDVTEEAGLWDARQKVATLVTLGTPHVSQERWTKRNLDFVKNNYPGAFYPDLRYVCIAGKAIFGQRRNWFVYSSYRLTCGVGDVWGDGITPVEAAHLEGAENITLDGVWHSPSNPGSWYGSAQIMDRWIAYLKAV, via the coding sequence ATGACACTGCCTACGGTTATTCTTCCCGGTTACTTTGCAGGGGCGGTTGCTTACCGCCAGATGGCACAATATTTAGAATCGCAAGGCTTTCCAACGGTGGTGGTTCCCCTGCGTCGTCGCGACTGGTTCCCCACAGTGGGGGGGCGTTCAATGGTACCCATCCTCCGCTATTTAGATCGCACCGTCAAACAGTTAATGGCAGAACACGACGCGCCCAAAGTCAACTTAATTGGGCATTCCGCAGGCGGTTGGATAGCCAGAATCTATTTAGGCGAGAAACCCTATTGCATCCACGGCGATGTCACCGAAGAGGCGGGGTTATGGGATGCGCGGCAAAAAGTAGCCACCCTCGTCACCTTGGGAACCCCTCACGTTAGCCAAGAACGGTGGACAAAACGCAATCTAGATTTTGTCAAAAACAACTATCCCGGCGCATTCTATCCCGATCTGCGCTATGTTTGCATTGCCGGAAAAGCCATCTTTGGACAAAGACGCAACTGGTTTGTTTACAGCAGCTATCGCCTCACCTGCGGCGTTGGTGATGTTTGGGGCGATGGTATTACCCCAGTAGAAGCCGCCCATTTAGAAGGGGCCGAAAATATTACCCTAGATGGCGTTTGGCATTCCCCCAGCAACCCCGGATCGTGGTATGGTAGCGCTCAAATTATGGATCGCTGGATAGCGTATTTGAAGGCTGTTTAG
- a CDS encoding ABC transporter permease: MSLEKRSLSFYFLAAFFGLFILFLYGPMLVIFLLSLQGPEGGLTFPMKGFSLYWINSVFQQQRIGSFAEPFQRSIILGLIVMLVTVAVTVMAGLAFRNRFLGSRSLFYLTISSLIVPSILISFGILVIFSQLGLPTEWYTSALGGHLTWTIPFGFLIILGIFNRFNPAYEEAARDLGAGDVQTFWEVVFPLILPSLVGVGLFGFTLSYDEFNRTALITGSDNTLPLEIFGMTTNVTSPALYALGTLTTIFSFSVMAIALFAIQFFSRRQQQ, encoded by the coding sequence ATGTCTTTGGAAAAGCGCTCTCTATCCTTTTATTTTCTCGCGGCTTTCTTTGGGCTATTTATCTTATTTCTCTATGGCCCCATGCTGGTGATTTTCCTGCTGTCTTTACAAGGGCCGGAAGGTGGGTTAACGTTTCCGATGAAAGGCTTTAGTTTGTATTGGATTAACTCGGTTTTTCAGCAGCAACGTATTGGCAGTTTTGCCGAACCGTTCCAGCGTTCAATTATTTTGGGCTTAATTGTTATGCTGGTAACAGTCGCAGTTACGGTGATGGCGGGTTTAGCCTTTCGCAATCGTTTTTTGGGATCGCGATCGCTCTTTTACCTCACCATCTCCAGCCTGATCGTACCGAGTATCCTGATCTCGTTTGGTATTCTGGTTATCTTTAGCCAACTCGGTTTACCGACAGAATGGTATACCTCAGCATTAGGCGGTCATTTAACCTGGACGATACCCTTTGGCTTTTTAATTATTCTAGGAATCTTTAACCGCTTCAACCCAGCCTACGAAGAAGCTGCCAGAGACTTAGGCGCAGGTGACGTACAAACCTTTTGGGAAGTCGTTTTTCCCTTAATTTTGCCTAGCTTAGTCGGCGTTGGCTTATTTGGCTTCACCTTATCCTACGACGAGTTTAACCGCACCGCCTTAATTACAGGTTCCGATAACACTCTCCCCCTAGAAATCTTTGGGATGACTACTAACGTCACCTCCCCTGCCCTCTACGCTTTGGGTACCCTAACCACTATCTTCTCATTTAGCGTCATGGCGATCGCCCTTTTCGCCATCCAATTCTTCTCCCGACGCCAGCAACAGTAA
- a CDS encoding DUF433 domain-containing protein, which produces MTLGSNGQAAIIRTERGLTIAGTRITLYDVMDYVTAQYPPKFIQGLFELTDEQINAAFVYIEANRATVEAEYQMVLQEAEALQRYYDEKNRDLIARLAVQPPQPGQEAVRAKLQAAKAKFESRF; this is translated from the coding sequence ATGACTTTAGGGTCAAATGGACAAGCCGCTATTATCCGCACAGAACGCGGACTCACGATCGCAGGAACGCGCATCACGCTTTACGATGTGATGGATTATGTAACGGCGCAATATCCCCCTAAGTTTATTCAGGGATTGTTTGAGCTTACAGACGAACAAATTAACGCAGCATTCGTTTATATTGAAGCAAATCGCGCTACCGTTGAAGCCGAGTATCAAATGGTTCTTCAAGAAGCTGAGGCACTTCAGCGGTACTATGACGAAAAAAATCGGGATTTGATTGCTAGACTGGCGGTTCAACCTCCACAACCCGGTCAAGAAGCTGTACGAGCAAAGCTACAAGCCGCTAAAGCTAAGTTCGAGTCTAGATTTTGA
- a CDS encoding ATP-binding protein: MQRPIPENIALNEITITEELYQRPPRPANVQAENQALRTLIHQMAQDYENLMQTLVNVALDLCQAGTTGVSLLETLPDGEEIFRWNALAGTLAPYVGGSSPRHFSPCGFCLEQGSPVLFSHPERYFTNLQATHTPIVEGLVLPLIADNHALGTIWMMSHDEQRHFDSEDVRMMTSLADLTATALLLQQRQTRELLAANATLETEVGERKQAEERSRALIQNLPGGAVFVVDRDLRYLLAEGEALAAAGFRSQDFIGRTIFEALPPHLAASYEPMYRQALAGEPFEDEHNAHDRTYLSRGTPLRAENGETYAVLVVSYEISDRKQAEQALRESEARFRTLANTAPALIWYNDAQGENQFINQYFLDFTGKSAEQIRGEGWHTLVHPEDAESYIADYLAAVREQRTWHNRNRLRRHDGVWRWHDNYAQPLFNADGVYLGHVGVTIDNTDAIEAEINLRESETKYRSLFNSMDEAFAVIEVLTGENGEWNDFLFLEVNPAFVKQTGMEYPVGRKATELLGTPNPQWAKVYGRVAETGEPIRFEEGEATLGRVFDLYVFRLGGEGSRRVAVLFADISDRKRAEETLRENEARQGFLLKLSDILQQFVQPNDIKTAAMCLLGEHLGVSRAQYHECDSSGEYYSADGVGYANGLPLLDLKYRIDAFSTFVNEDFAAGRPYRINDLTVDPRVSAEEREAYRTYQIGAGAGVPLIRGGKLVAILAVHDVRPHPWTDLEMDLIRETAERIWTPLERARAEEALRESEAKYRSLFTSIDEGFTLLEMIPDESGHPADFRIVETNPAWEQQTGLTDVVGRTLLEIASNFEQQLLDFYSDVVISGRGRRTEFYTAAVDRWYTVYASRIGGEGSCQVVAVFNDISDRKRTEEQQAFLLKFSDALRAEPDADSVANRAVRMLAEHLHLDRCWLAEVFEQQDIATIGWEYHRPDLPPTAGVYRLSDYPEIMRQIATQPMVIHNVASDPDFADSEKALLAQLQIQALLVVSLRKGQHQVIWALVCTVTTARHWNESERVLLEQVSERTWAAIERARAEAALRESELLRIREQAAREQERQRAEQLAELDRAKTLFFSNVSHEFRTPLTLSLAPLQDALSDRTHPLDPVQRERLELVHRNSLRLLKLVNTLLDFSRIEAGRMEAVYEPTDLATYTAELASVFRSAIERAGLRLIVDCPPLPAPIYVDREMWEKIVLNLLSNALKFTFSGEITVSLHPNDRNPVMLQIRDTGSGIAPEHLPHLFERFYQVQGEMARTHEGSGIGLALVYELVRLQGGAIAVSSTVGEGTCFTITLPNGCEHLPPERIQATRTLTSTALGAVPYVAEAERWLSQESGRENEYPSPDLFKVLVVDDNADMCQYLTHILSGYVQVEAVADGTAALAAIQMQSPDLILSDVMMPRLDGFGLLQTLRSDPRTRNIPVILLSARAGVEAIAEGLKAGADDYLIKPFSAQELISRVMAHLQMAQLRGEALQAARSTIRSRDEFISVVSHELNTPLVAILGWTRILRNSPPSPVVLTKALDTIERNATLQAKLVQDLLDISRIAAGKLRLNPQPIELKPAIETAIATVTQTAAAKDIHLTWQEHVTEPVIVMGDSDRLSQVFINLLTNAIKFTPELGSVTVQLSLTAEDGSAGASFAEIRVIDTGIGITADFLPHMFDRFRQAEGINSVKGLGLGLAIARHIVQLHRGTIQAESAGEGQGSTLIVRLPLLPPETQVT, encoded by the coding sequence ATGCAACGACCCATACCTGAGAACATCGCGCTAAACGAGATTACGATTACCGAGGAGCTATACCAACGTCCTCCCCGCCCGGCCAACGTGCAGGCAGAAAATCAAGCCTTGCGGACATTGATCCATCAGATGGCACAGGATTATGAAAACCTGATGCAAACTTTGGTGAACGTGGCTCTGGATCTCTGTCAGGCAGGCACAACTGGCGTGAGCTTACTGGAAACGTTGCCCGATGGAGAAGAAATCTTTCGCTGGAACGCCCTAGCAGGAACTTTAGCGCCCTATGTCGGTGGCAGTTCTCCCCGTCACTTTAGCCCCTGTGGGTTCTGTCTAGAACAGGGTTCTCCGGTCTTGTTTTCTCATCCCGAACGCTATTTTACCAACCTCCAAGCGACCCATACGCCGATTGTAGAAGGGTTAGTATTGCCCCTAATTGCCGATAATCATGCCCTTGGCACAATCTGGATGATGTCGCACGACGAGCAACGGCATTTTGACTCAGAAGATGTGCGAATGATGACGAGTCTGGCTGACTTGACTGCCACCGCCCTGCTGTTGCAACAGCGCCAAACCAGAGAATTGCTGGCGGCTAATGCGACTTTAGAAACAGAAGTTGGAGAACGCAAACAAGCAGAAGAGCGATCGCGCGCCCTGATCCAAAATCTTCCAGGTGGAGCAGTGTTTGTCGTCGATCGCGATCTGCGTTATTTGCTCGCAGAAGGAGAAGCCCTAGCCGCAGCCGGATTCAGATCGCAAGACTTCATCGGGCGGACAATTTTTGAGGCGCTGCCCCCCCATTTAGCCGCAAGTTACGAGCCAATGTACCGTCAAGCACTGGCAGGCGAGCCATTTGAGGATGAGCATAACGCCCACGATCGCACCTACCTCTCGCGGGGAACGCCGCTGCGAGCTGAAAATGGAGAAACGTATGCGGTACTGGTTGTTTCTTATGAGATTAGCGATCGCAAACAAGCCGAGCAAGCCCTGCGCGAGTCTGAGGCACGGTTTCGCACGCTGGCAAACACGGCACCTGCTTTGATCTGGTATAACGACGCCCAGGGCGAAAATCAGTTCATCAATCAGTATTTTCTGGATTTCACGGGCAAGAGTGCCGAGCAAATTCGTGGAGAGGGTTGGCATACTTTAGTTCATCCAGAGGATGCTGAATCTTACATCGCTGATTATTTGGCAGCAGTCCGCGAGCAGCGAACGTGGCACAATCGCAACCGCCTTCGACGACATGACGGGGTGTGGCGATGGCACGACAATTATGCCCAGCCGCTCTTTAATGCCGATGGCGTTTATCTCGGTCATGTCGGCGTAACGATCGATAATACGGATGCCATTGAAGCCGAAATCAACCTGCGCGAATCGGAAACCAAATATCGATCGCTCTTCAACTCGATGGATGAAGCTTTTGCCGTCATCGAAGTCCTGACTGGCGAGAACGGCGAGTGGAACGACTTTCTCTTTTTAGAAGTCAATCCTGCGTTTGTGAAACAGACGGGTATGGAGTATCCGGTTGGGCGCAAAGCCACAGAACTGCTAGGAACACCCAATCCACAGTGGGCGAAGGTTTATGGACGAGTCGCCGAAACGGGCGAACCGATTCGGTTTGAAGAAGGCGAAGCCACCCTGGGGCGGGTTTTTGACCTATATGTTTTCCGTTTGGGTGGAGAGGGTAGCCGCCGCGTGGCGGTTCTATTTGCCGACATCAGCGATCGCAAGCGCGCCGAGGAGACGTTGCGCGAGAACGAGGCGCGCCAAGGGTTCCTGCTGAAGCTCAGCGATATTCTGCAACAATTTGTGCAGCCGAATGACATCAAGACGGCGGCGATGTGCTTACTTGGCGAGCATCTTGGCGTGAGCCGCGCTCAGTATCACGAGTGCGACAGCAGCGGTGAATACTATAGTGCTGACGGGGTGGGCTATGCCAACGGCTTGCCGCTGCTGGATTTGAAGTACCGAATAGACGCTTTCAGCACCTTTGTTAACGAAGATTTTGCTGCCGGACGCCCCTACCGAATCAACGACCTCACTGTCGATCCGCGAGTCAGCGCCGAAGAACGCGAGGCCTATCGCACTTACCAGATCGGGGCGGGGGCTGGCGTGCCCTTAATCAGGGGCGGGAAGCTCGTCGCCATCCTCGCCGTTCACGATGTTCGCCCCCATCCCTGGACAGACCTCGAAATGGATTTAATCCGCGAGACGGCGGAGCGGATTTGGACACCCCTCGAACGCGCTCGCGCCGAAGAAGCCTTGCGCGAGAGTGAGGCGAAATATCGATCGTTATTCACATCAATTGACGAAGGCTTTACCCTGTTGGAAATGATTCCCGACGAGTCCGGTCATCCTGCTGACTTTCGGATTGTGGAAACAAATCCAGCCTGGGAGCAACAAACTGGCTTAACCGATGTCGTTGGTAGGACGCTGTTGGAAATCGCCTCCAATTTTGAACAGCAGTTGCTTGACTTTTACAGTGATGTTGTAATTTCTGGCAGAGGGCGGCGTACCGAATTCTACACGGCAGCCGTTGATCGTTGGTATACCGTCTATGCCTCGCGGATCGGTGGTGAAGGGAGCTGTCAAGTTGTTGCGGTGTTCAACGATATCAGCGATCGCAAACGAACTGAAGAGCAGCAGGCGTTTCTGCTGAAATTTAGCGACGCGCTGCGTGCGGAACCCGATGCGGACTCCGTCGCGAACCGAGCAGTTCGGATGCTCGCCGAGCATCTGCACCTCGATCGCTGCTGGCTCGCCGAGGTGTTCGAGCAGCAGGACATCGCCACGATCGGCTGGGAATATCATCGACCGGATCTGCCGCCGACGGCGGGCGTCTATCGGCTGTCGGACTACCCTGAAATAATGCGACAGATTGCAACCCAGCCGATGGTCATCCACAATGTAGCCAGCGACCCCGACTTCGCAGACTCCGAGAAGGCACTGCTGGCTCAGTTGCAAATACAAGCCCTGCTGGTTGTGTCGCTGCGAAAGGGGCAACACCAAGTCATCTGGGCGCTGGTGTGCACCGTAACCACAGCCCGTCACTGGAACGAGTCCGAGCGGGTGCTGCTGGAGCAAGTCAGCGAGCGTACCTGGGCCGCCATTGAACGCGCCCGCGCTGAAGCTGCCTTGCGCGAATCGGAACTTCTGCGAATTCGAGAACAAGCCGCCCGCGAACAAGAACGCCAACGCGCCGAACAACTCGCAGAACTCGATCGCGCCAAAACCCTCTTCTTCAGCAATGTCAGCCATGAATTCCGCACGCCCCTAACGCTATCCCTGGCTCCGTTGCAAGATGCTTTGAGCGATCGCACCCATCCCCTCGACCCGGTTCAGCGAGAACGGTTAGAACTGGTTCACCGTAACAGCCTGCGCTTATTGAAACTGGTCAACACCCTGCTCGACTTCTCTCGGATTGAAGCCGGACGAATGGAAGCCGTCTATGAACCGACGGATCTAGCAACCTACACCGCAGAACTTGCCAGTGTGTTTCGGTCTGCGATCGAACGGGCAGGACTGCGGTTAATAGTTGATTGCCCACCACTACCTGCACCCATCTATGTCGATCGAGAAATGTGGGAGAAGATCGTTCTTAACCTGCTCTCTAACGCCCTGAAGTTTACCTTTTCGGGTGAAATTACCGTTAGTCTGCATCCGAACGATCGTAACCCAGTCATGCTTCAGATTCGAGATACGGGCAGCGGCATCGCTCCCGAACACCTACCTCATTTGTTCGAGCGATTCTATCAGGTTCAAGGAGAAATGGCACGTACCCATGAAGGATCGGGCATTGGTCTAGCTCTAGTGTATGAATTGGTTCGATTGCAGGGGGGTGCGATCGCCGTCAGCAGCACTGTGGGAGAAGGAACCTGCTTTACCATCACGCTACCCAATGGATGCGAACACCTCCCTCCAGAGCGCATCCAGGCAACCCGTACCCTCACATCTACTGCGTTGGGTGCAGTTCCTTACGTCGCAGAGGCAGAGCGGTGGTTATCTCAGGAGAGTGGAAGAGAAAACGAATATCCATCCCCCGATCTCTTCAAGGTTCTGGTTGTGGATGACAATGCAGATATGTGCCAATATCTCACGCACATTCTAAGCGGATATGTTCAAGTCGAAGCCGTTGCAGACGGAACAGCAGCTTTGGCAGCCATTCAAATGCAATCCCCCGATCTGATCCTTAGCGATGTGATGATGCCGAGACTCGATGGCTTCGGCTTACTTCAGACTTTACGATCCGATCCGCGTACCCGCAATATTCCTGTGATTCTGCTCTCGGCTCGTGCAGGAGTTGAAGCGATCGCAGAAGGATTGAAAGCGGGAGCCGATGACTATCTGATCAAACCCTTTTCGGCGCAAGAACTGATCTCTCGCGTTATGGCTCATCTGCAAATGGCGCAATTACGCGGCGAAGCCCTACAAGCCGCTAGAAGTACGATTCGCAGCCGCGATGAATTCATTTCTGTTGTTTCTCACGAACTGAATACCCCTCTGGTGGCGATTTTGGGTTGGACTCGGATATTGCGGAACAGTCCCCCCAGCCCGGTTGTGTTAACTAAAGCATTAGACACCATTGAGCGTAATGCAACCCTACAAGCCAAGTTGGTACAAGACTTGCTGGATATTTCTCGGATCGCTGCTGGTAAACTGCGTCTTAATCCTCAACCCATTGAATTGAAACCAGCGATTGAAACTGCGATCGCAACGGTGACTCAAACCGCAGCCGCTAAAGACATCCACTTAACTTGGCAGGAACATGTCACAGAACCCGTTATCGTGATGGGAGATAGCGATCGCTTGAGTCAAGTTTTCATCAATCTCCTCACCAATGCCATCAAATTCACGCCAGAATTAGGCAGCGTTACCGTACAACTCTCTCTAACAGCCGAAGACGGTTCTGCGGGTGCCTCCTTTGCCGAAATTCGGGTTATAGATACAGGGATTGGCATTACCGCTGATTTTCTACCCCATATGTTCGATCGCTTCCGTCAAGCTGAAGGGATAAATTCAGTTAAGGGACTGGGGTTAGGATTGGCGATCGCTCGTCACATTGTCCAACTTCATCGCGGTACAATTCAGGCTGAAAGTGCAGGAGAAGGACAAGGTTCAACCTTGATCGTCCGCTTGCCTTTACTGCCTCCCGAAACTCAAGTCACGTAG
- a CDS encoding PotD/PotF family extracellular solute-binding protein, whose protein sequence is MARITRRTLLRIGLAAGSMLTATQCTRQNSQQQSVSGGPTVLTNQTKDVTLRFIGTGVSQINEVGQKAQEDLGFKIQTRALSTDENNQIAITQPRSYDIFDGEYFSLPLVIPSGNLQPIDIRRIRNWDKIVPYFTTGQFKGGSPVNTSQGTAPFKVMYLTGPDSTTFSSTPTDYATLIPFQYNADTLGYRPDLVGRTIESWGELFNPEFRGKTSILDIASIGIMDAAMVIEALGLMTFQDKGNMTPEELDKVTQILVEQKRQGQFRAFWKNFDESVNLMASGEVIVQSMWSPAVTQVKARGVNCVYAPLKEGYRGWGGGIGLSKNLSGIALDAAYEYLNWTLEGWLGAFLGRQGYYSAAPELARNYMSPEEWDFWYEGKPAAADMVDPFGKTLEKQGAIRDGGSFEERFGNIVCWNSVMSEQRYLVQKWNEFVSA, encoded by the coding sequence ATGGCTAGAATTACCCGTCGTACCCTCCTGAGAATTGGGTTAGCAGCAGGTTCCATGCTCACCGCCACCCAATGCACCCGCCAAAATTCCCAACAACAATCCGTCAGTGGCGGCCCTACCGTTCTGACCAATCAAACTAAAGATGTCACCTTGCGCTTCATTGGAACCGGGGTTTCCCAAATCAATGAAGTGGGTCAAAAAGCCCAAGAAGATTTAGGTTTTAAAATTCAAACGCGGGCGCTGAGTACCGACGAAAACAACCAAATTGCCATTACTCAACCGAGATCCTACGATATCTTTGATGGCGAATATTTTAGCCTCCCCCTCGTTATTCCGTCAGGGAATTTACAACCGATTGATATTAGGCGGATTAGAAATTGGGATAAAATTGTCCCCTATTTCACCACCGGACAATTTAAAGGGGGTTCTCCGGTCAATACTTCCCAAGGAACCGCCCCTTTTAAGGTCATGTACCTAACCGGGCCCGACTCAACCACCTTTTCCTCAACACCCACCGATTACGCCACGCTGATTCCCTTCCAATATAACGCCGATACCCTGGGCTACCGACCCGATTTAGTGGGGCGCACAATTGAATCTTGGGGAGAATTATTCAATCCTGAATTTAGAGGGAAAACCTCAATTCTTGATATTGCCTCGATCGGGATTATGGATGCTGCAATGGTCATCGAAGCTTTGGGCTTAATGACCTTCCAAGATAAGGGTAATATGACCCCAGAGGAACTTGATAAAGTTACGCAAATTTTAGTCGAACAAAAACGCCAAGGTCAGTTTCGCGCTTTCTGGAAAAACTTTGATGAATCCGTTAACTTAATGGCATCGGGTGAGGTGATTGTACAGTCCATGTGGTCACCTGCTGTCACCCAAGTTAAAGCAAGGGGCGTGAACTGCGTTTATGCTCCCTTAAAAGAAGGTTATCGCGGTTGGGGCGGCGGTATTGGACTCTCGAAGAATTTATCAGGAATTGCCCTAGATGCTGCCTACGAATACCTCAATTGGACGTTAGAAGGTTGGCTAGGTGCTTTCCTGGGTCGCCAAGGCTATTATAGTGCAGCGCCAGAGTTAGCCCGCAATTATATGTCCCCGGAAGAATGGGATTTCTGGTATGAAGGAAAACCTGCGGCTGCGGATATGGTAGACCCCTTTGGCAAAACCTTAGAAAAACAAGGTGCTATTCGCGATGGCGGTTCTTTTGAAGAACGTTTTGGCAATATTGTTTGCTGGAATTCAGTCATGAGTGAGCAACGATATTTAGTCCAAAAATGGAATGAGTTTGTATCTGCTTAA
- a CDS encoding ABC transporter permease: MLKSWKSAQNYLLVAPQFLVLFLFLVLPILAIIVISFWDFNGLTMTPDFTLENYQQLFSPTYLRTYLNNFKFTAIVWVITLLIGFPVAYFLAFHIKTLRWQIILFLICTVPFWTSNIIRMISWVPFLGREGLLNQALLALNIIERPVDLFLFSEFSVILALVHLYTLFMIAPIFNSMMRIDRSLISAAKDSGASSFQVLKEIIIPLSAPGIAIGSIFIVTLVMGEFVTVRMMGGGQISSVGYLMSNQIRSLQYPLAAANAVVLLFITLILVTGILRVVDIRKEL, encoded by the coding sequence ATGCTTAAATCATGGAAGTCTGCTCAAAATTATCTTTTAGTAGCACCCCAATTTCTCGTTTTATTCTTGTTTTTGGTTTTGCCTATCTTAGCCATTATTGTTATTAGTTTCTGGGATTTTAACGGGTTGACGATGACTCCGGACTTCACCTTGGAAAACTATCAACAACTATTTAGTCCAACCTATTTAAGGACTTATCTCAATAATTTTAAGTTTACAGCGATTGTTTGGGTTATTACTTTATTGATTGGCTTTCCTGTCGCCTATTTTCTGGCATTTCATATCAAAACTCTCCGTTGGCAAATTATCTTATTTTTAATTTGCACGGTTCCCTTTTGGACTTCTAATATTATTCGGATGATTTCTTGGGTTCCCTTTTTAGGTAGAGAAGGGTTGCTCAATCAAGCATTACTAGCTTTGAATATTATCGAACGACCTGTCGATCTCTTTCTCTTTTCTGAGTTTTCAGTTATTTTAGCATTGGTGCATCTCTATACGTTATTTATGATTGCACCAATCTTTAATAGCATGATGAGAATTGACCGTTCGTTAATTAGTGCGGCGAAAGATTCAGGGGCTTCTAGTTTTCAAGTCTTAAAAGAAATTATCATTCCCTTATCTGCCCCCGGAATTGCCATTGGTTCAATTTTTATTGTGACTTTAGTGATGGGAGAATTTGTCACGGTTCGGATGATGGGAGGCGGACAAATTTCTTCAGTGGGTTATTTGATGAGCAACCAAATTCGCAGCTTGCAATATCCCCTAGCGGCTGCTAATGCGGTAGTTTTATTATTTATTACCTTAATTTTGGTGACAGGCATTTTGCGCGTGGTTGATATTCGCAAGGAACTTTAA